Below is a genomic region from Raphanus sativus cultivar WK10039 chromosome 4, ASM80110v3, whole genome shotgun sequence.
GTCTGATTGCTCCTCTGTTGACAGCTCAACCATTCCCAGTGCTGACAAGAAGAGCAGCAGCCTCAACTTCAAAGCTACAGAGCTAAGGCTGGGTCTTCCTGACTCTCAATCTCCTCAGAGAGAAACTGATTTCGGTTTGCTGAGTCCGAGAACTCCTGATGAGAAACTTCTCTTCCCGCTGCTCCCTTGCAAAGACCATTCTGCTTCAGGCAACAAAAGAGGATATCTTGCTAAGAGTGGCTCCAACAATGCACCTGCTGCCAAGTGTGTAATGAATGCCAACTAGTCTATGAGTTTGTTTATGAGTAAATGAACTTAAATGTTATCATTTGGTTTTGTAGGGCACAGGTTGTTGGTTGGCCTCCAATCAGATCCTTCAGGAAGAACACAATGGCTTCTTCTACTTCCAAGAACACTAATGAGGTTGATGGGAAACCTGGTCTCGGCGCTCTGTTTGTGAAGGTGAGCATGGATGGTGCTCCCTATCTGAGGAAAGTTGATTTGGGAACCTACACTTGCTATCAACACTTGTCTTCTGCACTTGAGAAGATGTTCAGCTGCTTCACTCTTGGTGAGTTCAAAATCAAACTCTTGATTACAAAgaaatgaaacaagaacagTGAGTTTGTGATCTCAGGTCAATGTGGACTTCATGGAGCTCATGGGAAGGAAAGAATGAGTGAGGTGAAGTTGAAGGATCTTCTTCACGGATCAGAGTTTGTGCTTACTTATGAAGACAAAGATGGTGACTGGATGCTTGTTGGAGATGTCCCTTGGGAGTAAGCTTCTCTTGAACTAAAGATGGACCAAACATGAGCTGAAAAGATGGTTCATTTATGAGTTGTTTGTTCCTTACTTGCAGGATATTTACTGAAACGTGTAGGAAATTGAAGATCATGAAGGGCTCTGATTCTATTGGTTTAGGTAAGATCCATTCTTTTTTTGCCAAGCATCTTCCTCTGATATCTCTGAATACAAAACCTAATGGCTGTTGGTTTGCTTTGTTCAGCTCCAAGTGCAGTGGAGAAATCGAAGAACAAAGATTGAGAGgctcaaaacaaaacattatgCACAGTTCCTCCAATGTTTCAGTCTTCTTAAACTGATGTGTGTTTGAAAACTCTTGTCATCTAGTCTTTTACTAATCTGTGTTTGTTAAGACTTCGGAATCTCTTTTGTGCTTGTTTAGAACAAATACACTTGCTCTGATGTGTGTTCAGTTTTAATTTTCAAGActtatatttatgtttcaaaatatttatagcttgctattctatttttaatatatataaaattagttcAACCAAAAACACTCTTTCATtctagataaaaaaaaactcagctCTCATAGAGGGTCAAGAACACATTTCTACTCCGATGTAAGTATGAGTCACTGAATTTGGTAGATTAGAACCAAATGCTTTTGTACCAGTTAATACTTTTTCACTTGTTTCTGCTGCAATAATGTTCATCCACatggtttttaattaaatttcgATTTTATATATACAGTCGCTATTTTAATTTTCTCACCAAGCGTGAAGACCAACTTTTTCTTGTCTCTAATTATATTCAAAGCTTGATTTGTTTACTGTTAGCACAAAAGTCTCTCAAGTGATAATTAGGATAAAAGTTGGTTATTAGTGGGTAATCCTGTATATGTAAAGACTACTAAAGAGCCTTTTTCACACAAAGTGGAATACCAAATCATGATATTTTAGTTTATC
It encodes:
- the LOC108848453 gene encoding auxin-responsive protein IAA8, whose protein sequence is MSYRLESVDKEGLGTSPGLKERNYFGLSDCSSVDSSTIPSADKKSSSLNFKATELRLGLPDSQSPQRETDFGLLSPRTPDEKLLFPLLPCKDHSASGNKRGYLAKSGSNNAPAAKAQVVGWPPIRSFRKNTMASSTSKNTNEVDGKPGLGALFVKVSMDGAPYLRKVDLGTYTCYQHLSSALEKMFSCFTLGQCGLHGAHGKERMSEVKLKDLLHGSEFVLTYEDKDGDWMLVGDVPWEIFTETCRKLKIMKGSDSIGLAPSAVEKSKNKD